In Phycisphaerales bacterium, one DNA window encodes the following:
- a CDS encoding DUF4870 domain-containing protein, which produces MNELPEMTPPSPTSSPGTPRPDAGIASLAFWAFVIPIPFASLIIPIVLLNTKGKESKFVRETSIEAINFLIFCFIVGVAGGILVLVLVGIFVLIALYVYSLIICLVAAIQTMSATEDTPPYRIPFTIRLIN; this is translated from the coding sequence ATGAATGAACTCCCAGAAATGACGCCTCCGAGTCCAACCAGTAGCCCTGGTACGCCACGGCCAGACGCTGGCATTGCGTCACTTGCCTTCTGGGCATTTGTTATACCAATTCCATTTGCCAGCTTGATCATTCCTATCGTTCTCTTAAACACAAAAGGTAAAGAGAGCAAATTCGTTCGTGAAACCTCGATAGAAGCGATTAACTTCTTGATCTTTTGTTTCATCGTTGGCGTTGCCGGCGGAATTCTTGTTTTGGTGCTGGTCGGCATTTTCGTACTCATTGCACTGTACGTTTACTCACTGATTATTTGCTTGGTGGCAGCTATTCAAACAATGAGCGCGACCGAAGATACGCCCCCCTACCGCATACCATTCACAATTCGCTTGATTAATTAG